The Drosophila biarmipes strain raj3 chromosome 2L, RU_DBia_V1.1, whole genome shotgun sequence genome has a window encoding:
- the LOC108034283 gene encoding UDP-glucuronosyltransferase yields MKSSPASVSLLWLAATAFFLVPDNLAPVESHHILGLFVNVHRSQLMVHLAVCRALLQRGHHLTLVTTLALEEQEVRENVSHILIPWKQPENEDHRASSSDLILRLERMFKRLEHSGDLLTLPEWKKFLKNAPKTPYDLLLLGYHFNDHLLGVAAHFNCPAAIISTQQPTGFVNSLMGNPEERWYVPQPYDGHQRSGLSAWLFGVWEKLMEILARRVLARIYSSHFPEPHYPSFEAMRRSVVLALSNHHMISEGPIAPLLPNMVDIGGIVLEQEPNKAALEFSTSNRSIIIFSLGTRFTWRKSSQKLLQTFTKAFAQFPDYNIYWTYDGPNRSALSLDYPHLKVAKWWPQRQLLASGKARLFITHGGKGSLSEALYYGVPMLGLPLIGDQRGNLLKMQAKNWGLTLSTHNLTHSELSKAMNGILSSPSYAESVSQASQIYRDRPMRSSTLSTYWIEYIIRHKGANHLYHPARHQNIVEYYSIDVHMIIYGTLILSIATLRKINRLL; encoded by the exons ATGAAGAGTTCGCCGGCCAGTGTGTCACTTTTGTGGCTCGCTGCCACAGCTTTTTTCCTGGTGCCTGACAACTTGGCGCCTGTGGAGTCCCATCATATTTTGGGTCTGTTCGTCAATGTTCACCGGTCCCAGTTAATGGTCCATTTGGCAGTATGTCGAGCTCTGTTACAGAGGGGTCACCACCTAACCTTGGTCACCACATTGGcgctggaggagcaggaggttCGGGAGAATGTGTCACACATTTTAATTCCCTGGAAGCAGCCGGAAAATGAGGATCATAGGGCGTCTTCCTCGGACCTAATTCTGCGTCTGGAACGGATGTTTAAGCGCCTGGAACATTCTGGAGATCTACTCACACTGCCAGAGTGGAAGAAATTCCTCAAGAACGCTCCAAAAACACCTTATGATCTGCTTCTTCTGGGCTATCACTTTAACGATCATCTGTTGGGGGTGGCTGCCCACTTCAACTGCCCCGCGGCCATTATCTCCACCCAACAGCCGACTGGATTTGTGAACAGCCTCATGGGCAATCCCGAGGAGCGTTGGTATGTCCCACAACCGTATGACGGTCACCAGAGGAGTGGCCTCTCAGCCTGGCTCTTTGGAGTTTGGGAGAAGCTCATGGAAATCCTGGCAAGGAGAGTGCTTGCAAGGATTTATAG cTCGCACTTTCCCGAGCCCCATTATCCCAGCTTTGAAGCCATGCGCCGATCGGTTGTGTTGGCCCTAAGTAATCATCACATGATCAGCGAGGGACCCATAGCTCCCCTACTGCCAAACATGGTTGATATAGGAGGTATTGTCCTGGAGCAGGAACCAAATAAAGCCGCTCTGGAATTTTCAACAAGCAATCGATCGATCATTATCTTCAGTTTGGGTACTCGTTTTACTTGGCGGAAGTCCTCTCAGAAATTGCTGCAGACTTTCACGAAAGCTTTTGCTCAGTTTCCGGACTATAACATTTACTGGACCTACGATGGCCCAAATCGCAGTGCCCTCAGCCTGGACTATCCCCACTTAAAAGTGGCCAAATGGTGGCCCCAAAGGCAGTTATTGGCCAGTGGAAAAGCTCGATTGTTCATCACTCATGGTGGAAAGGGCAGTCTTTCGGAGGCTCTTTACTACGGAGTGCCCATGCTGGGACTACCTCTGATTGGCGATCAACGAGGGAACCTTCTGAAGATGCAGGCTAAAAACTGGGGCCTGACCTTGTCAACCCACAATCTCACTCATTCCGAACTATCCAAAGCAATGAATGGAATACTTAGCTCTCCCAGTTATGCTGAGTCTGTATCCCAAGCCTCCCAAATCTATCGCGATCGTCCCATGAGGTCCAGCACGTTGTCCACCTATTGGATCGAGTACATCATTCGTCACAAGGGAGCCAACCATTTATACCATCCCGCCAGGCATCAAAACATCGTCGAGTATTACTCCATCGACGTTCATATGATCATCTATGGGACCTTAATTCTATCCATAGCCACACTCAGAAAAATAAATCGCTTGTTGTGA
- the LOC108033598 gene encoding uncharacterized protein LOC108033598 yields MASSSAVEDEHLTDSDLTDDEERSAEPRQEELRPETPKPSYTDEELHHLVGYIQRMSVLSCLDHRDWHEGTLDIIRRWLLEVHEPLLTIYYDRDALSACLGMPTTCVSDLSYFRREPNEIFSVEGFHDEVNFGTLTSDVDGCLMELLARLYAPFFRNYLEWNATVRHRFCSSMDRFLAFLTGMHHQISGVAVLYVPYVIKELTAGSVDRQLVRSLEGIALYWTTQIRTLLGDDTLTVPHDLATVRDEFEFWEYRYEVLQGINDRLAQSDVQKVLLLLHNAHSVHTPQMDGLVERAKEELRRSLSNIKFLRLLIEPCSKIDVATDPADLTKLLPRIIHLIRFIWLNSDCYNTTRLIGGLFRNLSNQIIRFCTGQTKVEEILSGKPRFGIKICNVAIDCCLAYKGIYDRISKELAQKQSQLPWELDEGLIFNHIDAFVERLNDVIDICESMIVFGRMDESGSIPKPAFGGTSGEELEKIAENVEHQFLGSLKQLQDSSQAYILNVHRSDWYKDVAHFRSGMQKLEETVQRLIFNVFHQVSNVEETLEALQALLFYSYRQRGTLRKTYLKETSRLWRMFSREMDSTSRKLLEERRQESWLSKHMSIALSYRINLERLTWLRDRLKNAEWLPPVKESAPALAKFDSLRHEFQKEIRQAYEDWVAKCCGFSGDLSQLLDRYLIVRSKKYKGLVECNIDPSVLELCEQAQHFERLGFAIPNTLKKLYERYDVIRSLYNGIIQLALSHNRILAVLSERERKLFRPLIQACDRQLAPGVFKITYGSEFDEEFFEDGKEFVGEFQELVHIFKRANRGVARTCEKICDTCLLHFAFSGSVDISVFQQQLSSRLSSSGDVLRSYYSNIVELLSAFSRQFQSVDDEMTAEWIAYVNDMDDMLASSLMTSARGSLTKLYEALHCDEDMASAPIIVVESDVKDGRIVFTPDMEAIGHMINGIVDSVRSMLDQFPRLGYKLKLPKEQLRQGFACVFREDQECSELMRSIQAEIAVQQEALDKYESLWNQKRVLWETTEEGFRQRLMSSSRTAGVFEGGIEHYSALADDVIFEDAITNVYFVLINQNALKSTILDWIEKWQALNIKMLLDHASNLMRATYRYMRRNERTVMKVPRTIRETVAAKQLFEQLLKEVPVKQSAFTPMLELFVLLHKYQVQLTEKTHQQVMGLESAWLHYLQVLEEADEMLDNEATDTKLELAKHGEKFKLILKEFLEDFYSKLPKK; encoded by the exons ATGGCCTCCTCCAGCGCTGTGGAAGATGAACACCTTACGGACTCAGACCTAACTGATGATGAAG AGCGCAGCGCGGAACCGCGCCAGGAAGAACTCCGCCCCGAGACCCCGAAACCGTCCTATACCGACGAGGAACTGCATCACTTGGTTGGCTACATACAGCGCATGAGCGTGTTGAGCTGCCTGGACCACAGGGACTGGCATGAAGGCACTCTGGACATCATCCGACGCTGGCTCCTGGAGGTACACGAGCCCCTGCTGACCATATACTACGATAGGGATGCCCTGTCCGCCTGCCTGGGCATGCCCACCACTTGTGTCTCGGATCTGAGCTACTTCCGCCGGGAACCGAACGAGATCTTTAGTGTGGAGGGCTTCCACGATGAGGTCAACTTTGGCACCTTGACCAGCGATGTGGACGGCTGTTTGATGGAGCTACTGGCTCGCTTGTACGCCCCCTTCTTCAGGAACTATCTCGAGTGGAATGCCACTGTGAGACATCGCTTTTGCTCCAGCATGGACAGGTTCCTGGCCTTCCTAACCGGGATGCACCATCAGATCTCGGGGGTGGCCGTGCTCTATGTGCCCTATGTCATCAAGGAACTAACAGCTGGATCCGTCGACAGGCAGTTGGTCAGGAGTCTGGAGGGCATTGCTCTCTACTGGACCACACAGATTCGTACCTTGCTGGGAGACGACACTTTGACAGTTCCTCATGATCTGGCCACCGTGCGGGATGAGTTTGAGTTTTGGGAATATCGCT atGAAGTTCTTCAGGGAATCAACGATCGATTGGCTCAATCGGATGTTCAGAAGGTGCTACTGTTGCTACACAACGCCCATTCCGTGCACACTCCCCAGATGGATGGTCTCGTAGAAAGGGCTAAAGAGGAGCTCCGCAGGTCCCTGTCCAACATCAAGTTCCTTCGCCTGCTGATCGAGCCCTGCTCTAAAATCGATGTGGCCACTGACCCGGCGGATTTGACGAAGCTTCTGCCACGCATTATCCACCTCATACGTTTTATTTGGCTGAACTCGGACTGCTACAATACGACCAGGCTTATTGGCGGGCTATTCCGGAACTTGAGCAATCAGATCATAAG ATTCTGCACCGGGCAAACAAAGGTCGAGGAGATCCTCTCGGGCAAGCCGCGTTTCGGTATTAAGATATGCAACGTCGCCATAGACTGCTGTCTGGCCTACAAGGGAATCTATGATAGAATATCGAAGGAATTGGCCCAGAAACAGAGCCAACTGCCTTGGGAGCTGGATGAGGGACTAATCTTCAACCACATCGACGCCTTTGTGGAGCGCCTGAACGATGTGATTGACATTTGCGAGTCCATGATCGTGTTTGGCCGCATGGATGAGAGCGGGAGCATTCCCAAACCAGCATTCGGGGGCACCAGTGGTGAGGAGCTGGAGAAGATTGCCGAAAATGTGGAGCACCAGTTTTTGGGCTCCTTGAAACAACTGCAGGACAGCTCCCAGGCATACATTTTGAATGTACATCGCTCGGATTGGTACAAGGATGTGGCCCACTTCCGCAGCGGCATGCAGAAACTGGAGGAGACGGTCCAGAGGCTGATCTTCAATGTGTTCCATCAAGTGTCCAATGTGGAGGAGACACTGGAGGCTCTGCAGGCCTTGCTGTTCTACTCCTACCGCCAGAGGGGAACTCTGAGGAAGACCTACCTAAAGGAAACGAGCCGGCTGTGGAGGATGTTCTCCCGGGAAATGGACTCCACATCGAGAAAACTGCTCGAGGAGCGAAGGCAGGAGTCGTGGTTATCCAAGCACATGTCCATAGCTCTCAGCTATCGCATTAATCTGGAACGCTTGACCTGGCTGAGAGACCGTTTAAAGAATGCCGAGTGGCTGCCTCCTGTCAAGGAGTCCGCTCCAGCTCTGGCTAAATTCGATTCACTGCGTCACGAGTTCCAAAAAGAAATTCGGCAGGCCTACGAAGATTGGGTGGCCAAGTGCTGTGGGTTTTCCGGCGATCTCTCCCAGCTTTTGGATCGCTATCTTATCGTGCGCAGTAAGAAGTACAAGGGACTCGTGGAGTGCAACATTGATCCTTCAGTACTGGAGCTCTGTGAGCAGGCGCAGCACTTTGAGAGACTCGGTTTTGCCATCCCCAACACTCTCAAGAAGCTTTACGAAAGATACGATGTCATAAGATCTTTGTACAATGGCATAATCCAGCTGGCGCTGAGTCATAATCGCATTTTGGCCGTTCTGAGTGAGAGGGAACGGAAGTTATTTCGACCTCTGATACAGGCCTGTGACCGCCAACTGGCTCCGGGGGTTTTCAAGATCACCTATGGCTCTGAGTTCGATGAGGAGTTCTTCGAAGATGGCAAGGAGTTCGTCGGTGAGTTCCAGGAGTTGGTGCATATATTCAAGCGGGCCAATCGCGGCGTGGCCAGAACCTGTGAGAAGATCTGCGATACCTGTCTGCTGCATTTCGCCTTTTCCGGCTCCGTGGATATATCGGTGTTCCAGCAGCAGTTGTCCAGCAGACTTAGCTCCTCCGGTGACGTCTTGAGGAGCTACTACAGCAACATCGTGGAGCTTTTATCAGCCTTTAGTCGGCAGTTTCAGTCAGTGGACGATGAG ATGACTGCGGAGTGGATTGCCTATGTGAACGATATGGATGACATGCTGGCCAGTTCCTTGATGACCAGTGCCCGTGGATCCCTAACCAAACTGTACGAGGCCCTCCACTGCGACGAGGACATGGCGTCCGCTCCCATAATAGTCGTTGAGTCGGATGTGAAAGATGGCCGCATTGTCTTCACGCCCGACATGGAGGCGATTGGCCATATGATAAATGGGATTGTGGACAGCGTTCGCAGCATGCTGGATCAGTTTCCGCGACTGGGATACAAACTAAAGCTGCCGAAGGAGCAGCTGAGACAGGGATTCGCTTGCGTTTTTCGGGAGGATCAGGAGTGCTCGGAGCTCATGAGAAGCATACAGGCAGAGATTGCAGTTCAGCAGGAGGCGTTGGACAAGTATGAATCGCTTTGGAACCAAAAGCGAGTCCTGTGGGAGACCACCGAGGAGGGGTTCCGCCAGCGACTGATGTCCAGTTCGCGGACAGCCGGGGTCTTCGAGGGAGGCATCGAGCACTACAGCGCTCTGGCGGACGATGTCATCTTCGAGGATGCCATTACGAACGTGTACTTCGTGCTGATCAATCAGAATGCTCTGAAGAGCACGATCCTGGACTGGATCGAAAAGTGGCAAGCTCTCAACATCAAAATGTTGCTGGACCATGCCAGCAATCTGATGAGAG CCACCTACCGATATATGCGTCGCAATGAGAGGACTGTGATGAAGGTCCCCCGGACCATCCGTGAAACCGTGGCTGCCAAACAGCTTTTTGAACAACTGCTCAAAGAAGTTCCCGTGAAGCAGTCCGCCTTTACACCGATGCTGGAACTCTTTGTCCTCCTGCACAAGTACCAGGTCCAATTAACCGAGAAGACACATCAGCAGGTGATGGGGCTGGAGTCGGCTTGGCTGCACTATCTCCAGGTGCTGGAAGAGGCGGATGAAATGTTGGATAATGAGGCGACTGACACTAAATTGGAGTTGGCCAAGCATGGGGAAAAATTCAAGTTGATTTTAAAGGAGTTTCTCGAAGATTTCTACTCCAAATTGCCCAAGAAATAA
- the LOC108034345 gene encoding immunoglobulin G-binding protein H gives MAVSAEIERLLDQGNYLMPDLNMSQSDLANPTEPIVTKIMVHYLRCFAFRVEPPYKIGSELAQSSREARVFLIRVCRQVERIIQISFPNKTYTYVDIIKPAVKKTLATLSYLFNYLAYYKMFKKSVLGPVEEAIMLKDSLAAELKAKSQQLEQRKLKTKECEAAIGQLKNELQDTQAKLLPLKKSCSEQASALELIEQQQNELDMRITHWEQLVVKDGQVAELQKNIKSANSHVESCKAELASKKQVINEHRRVIEASQQAVTALEEATAVLPLTKLEEYKKSSKDLEAAEEKRAALEANYQKRCQDLEARKQELSLTEQQCEAAKHRHEAEHQKQQQELEKLKVDLEERKKQIKLLNSSIVELEQQNVEKEQLHAILMEQLTEIFGENWQLNST, from the exons ATGGCTGTTTCCGCGGAAATCGAACGGCTGCTAGACCAGGGCAACTATCTGATGCCCGACCTCAACATGTCGCAGAGCGACTTGGCCAATCCCACCGAGCCCATTGTCACCAAGATCATGGTGCACTACCTGCGCTGTTTCGCTTTCCGCGTCGAGCCGCCCTATAAGATTGGCTCTGAACTCGCCCAGTCGTCGCGGGAGGCGCGCGTCTTCCTCATCCGGGTGTGCCGCCAAGTGGAGCGCATCATCCAGATCTCCTTCCCCAACAAGACGTACACCTATGTGGATATAATCAAACCAG CTGTTAAGAAGACTCTGGCCACCCTGAGCTACCTCTTCAACTACCTGGCCTACTACAAGATGTTCAAGAAGAGCGTGCTGGGTCCCGTGGAAGAGGCCATCATGCTGAAGGACTCGCTAGCGGCCGAGCTGAAAGCCAAGAGCCAGCAGTTGGAGCAGCGCAAGCTGAAGACGAAGGAGTGCGAGGCGGCCATCGGCCAGCTTAAGAATGAGCTGCAGGACACTCAAGCAAAGCTGCTGCCGCTGAAAAAGTCCTGCAGCGAGCAGGCCAGTGCCCTGGAGCTCatcgagcagcagcagaacgAGCTGGACATGCGCATCACTCACTGGGAGCAGCTGGTGGTGAAGGATGGTCAAGTGGCCGAACTGCAAAA GAACATCAAGAGCGCCAACTCGCACGTCGAGAGCTGCAAAGCGGAGCTGGCCAGCAAGAAGCAGGTGATCAACGAACACCGCCGGGTGATCGAGGCGAGCCAGCAGGCAGTCACGGCTCTGGAGGAGGCCACGGCTGTACTGCCGCTCACCAAACTGGAGGAGTACAAGAAGAGCTCCAAGGATCtggaggcggcggaggagaAGCGCGCCGCCCTGGAGGCCAACTACCAGAAGCGTTGCCAGGACCTGGAGGCCAGGAAGCAAGAACTCTCCCTCACCGAGCAGCAGTGCGAGGCCGCTAAGCACAGACACGAGGCGGAGCatcaaaagcagcagcaggaactGGAAAAGCTAAAGGTCGATCTTGAGGAGCGCAAGAAGCAGATAAAGCTCCTGAACAGCAGCATCGTCGAGCTGGAGCAGCAAAATGTGGAAAAAGAGCAGCTGCACGCCATCTTGATGGAGCAGCTCACAGAGATTTTCGGCGAAAACTGGCAGTTGAATTCCACTTAA
- the LOC108034344 gene encoding probable 26S proteasome complex subunit sem1 — MSAPDKEKEKEKEETNNKGEDLGLLEEDDEFEEFPAEDFRVGDDEEELNVWEDNWDDDNVEDDFSQQLKAHLESKKMET; from the exons ATGTCTGCCCCCGATAAGGAGAAGGAGAAAGAGAAGGAGGAGACCAACAACAAGGGCGAGGACTTGGGTCTCctggaggaggacgacgagtTCGAGGAGTTTCCCGCCGAAG ATTTCCGCGTTggcgacgacgaggaggagctcAACGTGTGGGAGGACAACTGGGACGACGACAACGTGGAGGACGACTTCAGCCAGCAGCTGAAGGCCCATCTGGAGAGCAAGAAGATGGAGACGTAG
- the LOC108033852 gene encoding menin: MSTVTRSASASPMALNGVIDASLFPLKSTADVVNLFRRALTSGIEPDLTLLSIVVGYIELSLTTGEAAAQAAQAAAAAAAAGDISQAATGNDIIMGNSVPFPVVTHELIAGLYKKFQTILSVVEKPKPHRQATREVIKKVSDVIWNSLIRSSYKDRAHLQNLYSYLSGNKLDCFGVALAVVAGCQLLGYKDVRLVISEDHAWVVFGQKRVETIEVTWHGKGSEDKRGQDIRPGIESGSWLYLGGLAVVCERGMEVAAICAALNISLTSNSDCVEVAELQQQLLWLLYDLGHLKRYPMALGTLGELEEIHRTHPSISCEQLYREAIESARTYYRNHHVYPYTYQGNYYNRLLKYRDAFAAWANAADVIRLYTYQCRDDEEIYKELLDIANELIPYVMKTESSGHSARSILRDSEVFANLLRFYDGICQWEEDSLTPILHIGWAKPLVNNITKFDYDIRSQVVIKLPEDLEAEHAKAEQARAEQEAKEARESKEAAGSEALEGNNNTLVKKEEKAKHPEMPTTLADLTAACGEKILNPDFLLQGGGQPFADQKQQPPGGDAEATELHNNNNNSNSNNHNHNADKKEAPSTTATSTSNGSGTSVQLPVSSEASSATGQAQAQTQSQSQNPTNAQQLGKPQPQHKEAKKEETSDDYDPFEIMLKRPVITLYSQKMKGLKDLLLAEKLNTHAISLQVTAQSVASRKVRGVEKQSATISATITAISSSSAEGVLSGVAGGGGSGAGASGGASLASSSAGGDSIAASRPKRTRRE, encoded by the exons ATGTCCACGGTTACCAGAAGCGCCAGCGCGAGTCCCATGGCGCTCAACGGCGTCATCGATGCCAGCCTGTTCCCCCTCAAGTCCACGGCCGATGTGGTCAATCTGTTCCGCCGCGCCTTGACCTCAGGCATCGAGCCCGATCTCACCCTGCTCTCGATTGTGGTCGGTTACATTGAGCTGTCTTTGACGACCGGGGAGGCTGCTGCTCAGGCCGCTcaagccgccgccgccgctgccgcagcAGGTGACATCAGTCAGGCGGCGACAG GAAACGACATCATCATGGGCAACAGCGTTCCCTTTCCGGTGGTGACCCACGAGCTAATAGCTGGGCTGTACAAAAAGTTCCAGACGATCCTGTCTGTGGTGGAGAAGCCAAAGCCCCATCGCCAGGCCACCCGAGAGGTGATCAAGAAGGTGTCGGACGTGATCTGGAACTCGCTGATCCGTAGCAGCTACAAGGACCGGGCGCATCTGCAGAACCTCTACAGCTATCTGTCCGGCAACAAGTTGGACTGCTTCGGAGTGGCCTTGGCTGTGGTAGCGGGATGCCAGTTGCTGGGCTACAAGGACGTGCGACTGGTCATCTCCGAGGATCATGCCTGGGTGGTATTTGGCCAGAAGCGCGTGGAGACCATCGAGGTGACATGGCACGGCAAGGGCAGCGAGGATAAGCGGGGACAGGACATTCGCCCCGGCATCGAGTCCGGATCGTGGCTCTACTTGG GCGGCCTGGCGGTGGTTTGCGAGCGCGGCATGGAGGTGGCGGCTATCTGTGCCGCTCTGAACATTTCGTTGACCTCGAACAGTGACTGCGTGGAGGTGGCAGagctccagcagcagctcctGTGGTTACTCTACGATCTCGGCCACCTCAAGCGCTATCCCATGGCCCTGGGCACTCTCGGTGAGCTGGAGGAGATCCATCGGACGCATCCGAGCATTAGCTGCGAGCAGTTATATCGCGAGGCCATTGAGTCGGCCAGGACCTACTACCGGAACCATCATGTGTATCCGTACACGTACCAGGGCAACTACTACAACCGGTTGCTCAAGTACCGAGACGCCTTTGCCGCCTGGGCAAACGCGGCGGATGTCATCCGTTTGTATACGTACCAGTGCCGGGATGACGAGGAGATCTACAAGGAGCTGCTGGACATTGCCAACGAGCTGATACCCTATGTGATGAAAACGGAGAGTTCCGGTCATTCGGCGAGAAGTATCCTAAGAGACTCCGAGGTGTTTGCAAACTTACTGCGGTTCTACGACGGCATCTGCCAGTGGGAGGAGGACAGCTTGACGCCTATACTGCACATTGGCTGGGCCAAACCGCTGGTGAATAACATCACCAAGTTTGACTACGACATTAGGTCGCAGGTGGTCATCAAGCTGCCCGAGGATCTGGAGGCGGAGCACGCGAAGGCGGAGCAGGCGAGGGCAGAACAGGAGGCTAAGGAAGCTAGGGAGTCGAAGGAAGCGGCCGGATCAGAGGCTTTGgagggcaacaacaacacgtTGGTCAAAAAGGAAGAG AAAGCAAAACACCCGGAGATGCCGACTACCTTGGCCGATCTAACAGCTGCCTGCGGCGAGAAGATTCTCAATCCAGACTTCCTGCTCCAGGGCGGAGGTCAGCCCTTTGCCGACCAGAAGCAACAGCCTCCTGGCGGGGATGCCGAGGCCACAGAGCTccacaataacaacaataacagcaacagcaataacCACAACCACAATGCGGACAAAAAGGAGGCTCCATCAACTACCGCAACAAGCACAAGCAATGGCAGTGGCACCTCTGTCCAGTTGCCCGTCTCCAGTGAGGCTAGCAGTGCCACGGGCCAAGCTCAAGCTCAAActcaatcccaatcccaaaaTCCAACAAACGCCCAACAACTGGGAAAACCACAACCACAGCACAAAGAAGCTAAGAAAGAGGAGACAAGCGACGACTACGACCCCTTCGAGATAATGCTGAAGAGGCCAGTGATCACCTTGTACAGCCAGAAGATGAAGGGCCTGAAGGATCTGCTGCTGGCCGAGAAGCTCAACACCCACGCCATTTCCCTCCAGGTCACCGCCCAGTCGGTGGCCTCGCGAAAGGTTCGCGGAGTGGAGAAGCAGTCGGCCACAATTTCAGCCACCATCACGGCCATTTCGTCGAGCTCCGCAGAGGGCGTTCTAAGTGGCGTCGCTGGTGGCGGTGGCAGTGGCGCAGGAGCCAGCGGAGGAGCGTCGTTGGCATCATCGTCCGCAGGAGGAGATTCAATAGCCGCGTCACGTCCAAAGAGAACGCGCCGCGAGTAA
- the LOC108033853 gene encoding uncharacterized protein LOC108033853, producing MTPATAIPTLVNVVVGKNEMVSIRNLLVFINNTLDCELRGMDDLKTGAVYCQIMHRLFPTAMPIHKVKFYTHKQSEFEANFRLLHNCLKKLNVSRFMPVEELIVGRNHVDFCNWMYKFFKFNDNGCEYDAKKVRKDSPIGLSRSLEIAAFSTGNLSAMYKCQSMNFNYAKDPFRLTRRHSLDSRRLNSTALEREIKPPTRKTAPPKKTTKANEYLAESRNVSLPPDSEDELEICGNPSYLQRQLTEKLKSEKKNMTGLTYSIEPSNSTTKCLKPQEFTSWKALSEKVVQLTNDLQAKDETIGNLNCEVRCLTTDQLMLAGKVRSVEQTLINYGNNPVCAVQQLKEILFNSSQVAAVRPRTRPGGANHEDQPSCSNYQSARERPAKQTMPPRHSRELKPCIEFSPKEGGVLETKELNSLESLHEDAVESHRGYPRSCDGFCTCHCCQPRERCEHREKQCCRRHRRSSVGSLSRDQDHKHRHEVCSSRTRSPECKHRHHSRDGHHRHRHHSEDSEQDRRHLGYKQPCGKHCKHTKAMRVCISNWKKNDDSDSTSSTVGDTNCSKLLNQNNA from the coding sequence ATGACGCCTGCAACAGCGATTCCAACTCTGGTAAACGTGGTCGTGGGCAAAAACGAGATGGTCTCCATAAGGAATCTCCTGGTGTTCATAAACAACACACTGGACTGCGAGTTGCGGGGCATGGACGACCTGAAAACTGGGGCAGTGTACTGCCAAATCATGCACAGACTCTTTCCCACGGCGATGCCAATCCACAAAGTCAAGTTTTACACGCACAAGCAGAGCGAATTCGAGGCGAATTTTCGACTGCTGCACAACTGCCTGAAGAAGCTGAATGTATCGCGGTTCATGCCGGTGGAGGAGTTGATTGTGGGCCGCAATCACGTCGACTTCTGCAACTGGATGTACAAGTTCTTCAAGTTCAACGACAATGGGTGCGAGTACGATGCGAAAAAGGTGAGGAAGGACTCGCCCATTGGGCTGAGCAGGAGCCTCGAGATCGCCGCCTTCTCCACTGGGAACTTGAGTGCCATGTACAAGTGCCAGTCGATGAACTTTAACTACGCCAAGGATCCCTTCCGACTGACCAGGCGGCATAGTCTGGATAGCCGGCGATTAAATAGCACTGCGCTGGAAAGGGAAATCAAGCCTCCGACCAGGAAAACAGCGCCACCAAAGAAGACGACAAAGGCCAATGAGTACCTCGCGGAGAGCAGGAACGTTTCCCTGCCCCCGGATAGCGAAGACGAGCTGGAAATATGCGGAAATCCCTCTTATCTGCAAAGGCAGCTCACGGAAAAGCTCAAGTCGGAGAAGAAGAATATGACCGGCTTAACGTACTCCATTGAGCCGTCTAACTCTACGACGAAATGTCTAAAGCCTCAGGAATTTACTTCCTGGAAGGCTCTTAGCGAAAAGGTCGTCCAACTTACAAATGACCTGCAGGCCAAGGACGAGACCATCGGAAATCTGAACTGCGAGGTGCGTTGCCTCACAACAGACCAATTAATGCTGGCCGGGAAGGTGCGGAGCGTGGAGCAAACACTGATCAACTACGGCAACAATCCGGTGTGTGCTGTGCAGCAGCTAAAGGAGATCCTGTTCAACAGTTCCCAGGTGGCTGCCGTGCGTCCGCGCACGCGTCCTGGAGGAGCCAACCACGAGGATCAGCCAAGCTGCTCCAATTATCAGTCAGCCAGGGAAAGGccagccaagcaaacaatgcCCCCGCGTCATAGCAGGGAACTCAAGCCATGCATCGAGTTTTCACCCAAGGAGGGCGGGGTCTTGGAAACAAAGGAGCTAAATTCACTGGAGTCCTTGCATGAAGATGCGGTCGAAAGCCATAGAGGCTATCCTAGGAGCTGCGATGGTTTTTGCACCTGCCATTGCTGCCAGCCCAGGGAAAGGTGTGAGCACAGAGAAAAGCAATGTTGCCGCAGGCACAGGCGAAGTTCCGTTGGATCCCTGAGCAGAGATCAGGATCACAAGCACAGACACGAAGTATGCTCTTCCAGAACAAGAAGTCCGGAGTGCAAGCATAGGCACCACTCGAGAGATGGCCACCATCGACATCGCCACCACTCAGAGGACTCGGAACAAGACAGAAGGCATTTGGGTTACAAGCAACCATGTGGAAAGCACTGCAAGCATACCAAGGCCATGCGAGTTTGCATCTCGAACTGGAAGAAGAACGACGACTCTGATTCCACAAGTTCCACCGTGGGAGACACAAACTGTTCCAAGTTGCTCAACCAAAATAACGCCTga